The Microcystis aeruginosa NIES-843 sequence GGTTCGCTGTGGCTTGTACATGGCCACATTGGTAGCCATTCGTCATAACCCGGTGATTCGGAAGTTCTACGAACGGTTGTTGACCAATGGCAAGTTGAAAAAGGTGGCCTTAGTTGCCTGTATGAGGAAATTGCTGGTTATCCTCAATGCCATGATTCGTGATAATAAATGCTGGCAAGCACCCGCTTAGTCCAGTTTTCCGAACAATTTCATCGCTGACAAAACGGATGACTGGTGCCGTTACTTTGTCTTGCCTATTTGGGGTACAAAAGATTTTCTTTATTCCCCTTGACTTTTAAGACAATCGCTACGTTCATCTTATATTTAATTCCACCCACCTACTTAGGGTCTGCTGAATAAATCTAAAAACCTTGTTGGATAAGACTTTTGGACTTTTTTCCCCTCAAAAAGTGCCAGCCATTGCGGGGATCGGGGGAAAATTCAGGTACTTTTTCCCTGAAAATTAGGTAGTTGACCACCTCAAAACTGGTAAAACCCCACACCCCACACCCCACACCCCACACCCTGCCACCACCGAAAAGCTTTTTCAGCAAACCCTACTTAGCGATCACCCGATCGAACCAGACCAAGTAACGAAGAACCTCACTGATTACTGTTTACTGTTTACTGATTACTGATGACTGAACAATCCCCCAAAACCCAATTTCCCCAAATTTCCCCAAATTAATATAATTGACTTCAGGCTTTCTCTTAACCTGATTTTTTCCATGATTCCTTTAACTCTTAATCTCTTGCAAGGTTCCGTTACTTTTCGTTTCAGTCCCAGTGCTGCTCTGGATTTGCAAAGGGAAATTAACATTTTACTCGAGCGCCTGAAAGCGATCGCCAGTAATGCCGCTAGTGGGGGTAAACCCCAACCCCAAAAACCGCTGGAATATCAGCACACTGGTGATGTGTTTCTGGAAGTGTTTTGTAATCCCAATATTTATCCGAGTCCTTTTTCGGCTAAAGTTTTGTTAACGGTTCGTGACGATCGCCTACGCTTAACCACAGAAGCAGAATTAACCCGTGTAATCGAGGATTTAGAGCGTTATATCGACCAAAATAGTTAGAATCGGGGGATTTTTGGGGTTTCGACCTTTCCTTGTCGTCCCACCTCTCCCCATCTGATTATTCTTCTCTAGCTTGCCATGTTACCGACCGATTTATTGATTTCCCGTCAAAATGGCGAGACAATTATTCCCAAACGCTTACCGATCGCTCCTGATTATCTGATGATCGCTCAAGAACAAATCACCTGTTTTCAGGAAAGTATCGGTCAAACTAAGGGAGAATTAAGCCAAAAACTCCTAATCTTGGAGGGAGACAGTCCCGATTATAAAATTAAACGGGGATTTGCTCACCTATTAACCAATCATTTTGCCACCTTTGAGATTATTAGTCCCTTAGAACCGCAGGAATTAAGAAAAAGAGTTTTTGAACAAGCGGCTAACTTTGTTCCTATTCCCCAAAATCGATCGCTAATTCTTCAAACAATTGCCCAGCAACTCAGCCAAGAATTAAATCAAGAAATTTTTCCAGTAGCTCTAGAAAAAGGACTCTATGCTGATTTAGCGGAGAATAAAATTCTCACTCAATTTGATGCTCCCACCCCCGAAAACTTAATTCATCGTTTTAACCTCTCGCAAATTCAAGGTATTTTTTATCGGGCCAGTTATTTAATCATCAACGTCCACCGCAACGATCCGGGGGAATATAAATATCTCTTTCGCTATCTAAAACTATTTCGTTTAATGACTTATATCGAAGGGGATGCCGACACGGGATTTACTATTACTATCGATGGTCCCACCAGTTTATTTAAAGCTAACAGTCGTTATGGCATTGAAATCGCTAAATTAATTCCTGCCTTACTCCATGTTACTCACTGGAATCTGAAGGCACAATTACAGTATAAAGATTCCTATACAGGCACTATTAAAAAACAACAGTTCAATTTAGAGGATAACTGTGGTCTGGTGTCCCACTATTCCCCAGGTAAACCCTACGATAGTATGTTAGAGGAATCTTTCGCTAAACGTTGGTTACAGTTAAAAACTGAATGGCAACTAGAAAGGGAAGTGGATTTAGTGCCTTTACCCGGAGGAGTGATGATTCCCGATTTCCGTTTAGTGCATCCCGATGGTCGCGTTTTTCTCCTCGAAATTGTTGGTTATTGGCGACCAGAATACCTACAAAAGAAATTTTTACAGGTTAAATCGGCCCAAGCAAGTAATCTAATTTTAGCCGTATCGGAACGGTTAAATCTAGAAAAAGCTGGAGTTAAATTTCAAAATCTACCCGCTCAGGTTATCTGGTTTAAAGATAAATTATCACCCCAAGCAGTGTTAGAAGTTTTAAGTTAAAGGTTTAGGAAGCTAAAAGCGGAAGTATGGTTTGATACTCCCGCTTTGGTCTAATCACACTAGGTTAACTCTTTCGCTTAAGACCAGACAATGAGTACTACATCATTGAGCAATGGTAGGATTGATGGACACTTTCACCACTTTATTTTTTTCTTCTTCCGCTTTCGGGAGAGTGAGATTGAGAATGCCATCTTTGTATTCAGCAGTCACGTTATTGTTATCAACCCGAACCGGTAGAGGAATAACCCGATGGAATTTACCATAACGGAACTCAGTGCGGGTAAATCCTTCTTCTTCGGTTTTAATTTCCGATTTCCTTTCACCATTAATGGTCAGACTATCGGCTGTTACTTCCAGGTTGAGGTCTTTGGCTTCCATACCGGGTATTTCCAGTTTAAGCTGAACTGCCTCTGGCGTTTCGGTCATTTCCGCCGCCGGGATGAAGGATAACCCCATTTTTTCGCCATTGCCTACATCAGTCGGCACAAGACGGTCAAACAAGCGATTCATTTCTTTCTGTAGGCTTTCTACTTCTCTGAAAGGTTCCCAACGTATAAGTGCCATATAAGTCACCTCCGAAGTTTTCTTGACGCTAGAGATGTTGGTTTATCTCTACACTTTTAGGATAGATAAAAGATTCTCTGACTGGGGTAGGGTTTTCGGTATTGAGTTTTTCCAGATTCCCGTACTATCTCCTATACTAGGGTCTGCTGAAAAAGTTTTTCCTGGTGGCAGGGTGTGGGGTGTGGGGTGTGGGGTGTGGGGTTTTACCCATTTTCACCTGGTCAATTACCTAATTTTCAGGGAAAAAGTACCTGAATTTTCCCCTCAATCACTGCAAGGGTCGGGACTTTTTGAGGTCAAAAAAGTCTAAAAGCCTTATCCAACAAGGTTTTTAGATTTATTCAGCAAACCCTAATTATCTACTGATGAATAATTAAACTTTCTAAACTGGTTTGTAAATCTTGGGTTAATTGGGCTACGGCCGAGCGTCGATCGCTTTTATAATCAGCATAGCGCTCGGATACGGAAATAGGTTTACCAATAGTTATTATCGCTTTTTGTTGACCAATTTGGGGACGAAAAAAGGGATTACCTCCCTTAATTCTTGTCACTAAATCCCAGAGTAATAAAATTGTCTCGGCGAATCTTTCTACGGTGGGTTTTTCTTTGACATAATAACCGGTTACTGACACGAAACTTTCGACAATTCTCATGTGCCACATTTTTAAATTAGCTTCATCGGCCAGGCGATCAGCTAATCCTAATTCAAGGGGAGAAATAGAATGAGTGGGTTTTAATTCTTGGCGATAAATACGTTCCCATCCTGCTTGTTCCAAACGACGACAGCGATCGATTACATTACCATTAGGAGAAACATTAAAATACTTTTCTACGGTTTGTAGGGCCACATCTAATAAATTGGCTAAACGTTTGGCTAGGGTTTCGTTTGGATCATCGCCATTGGCAGGTACTACAGGCAAAGATTGATAGTAGAAATCTCGATAAAAATCCTCCATTAAAGATAATAATCTTTCTCCTAACCGAAAAAGACGCTCGTATAAAACCTTTTCTTTTAGGGATGAATTCGGGGTTGTTTCTAAACCGCTATCGTTTTCTAAATTAGTTAAAATTTGCTCGATTTCTTGCCACACTGGAGTCAGATAAAAATACTGAATACCAATAGGTAAAATAATTACTTCTTGCTGTTGTTTAGCTTTTTTGACATCATCCACACCCCAAAAAGCTAATTGAGAAATACCCGGTTCAATTGCGCTAACAAGCTCATTATGTCCGTTAGTTGCCCCTTCCGGAGCAGCGGCTAAAGGATAATCTCCTTCTAATAATAAATGACGAGCCGAACGCAATCCGATTAAATCGGCTTTTCCCCGTTGAATTGGTGTGCCACCTAACTTAGAATATAACCATCCTACCCTTTCTCCAGCCCATAAAGGAATCCCTCGATCATACATAAAATGAGCGTGAATTGGCTTGTTTAATTTTATTCCTAACTCTTCGGCTTTTTTGGGTACTAATTTCCACAAAAGATAGGCCATACAGTAGGGATCGTTAATACTGGGATGACGGAAAGCAAGCAGTAAACGGACTTTTTTCTCTTGACTTTTTTGATAAAATGTGATTAAAGTTTCTAGATTGGCGGCGGAAATTTCTCTTAAGTTGGTTTGAGTTTGTAACCAAAGAGGTAAAAAGATTTGACATCCCTTTAAAAGCAAGGAATTAAGGTCAGGGGGGATAAATTCGAGGGGAGGTTGCGCGCCCAAAGATAGATTAGACATATAAGTATAAGTAGGGTCTGCTGAAAAAGTTTTTCCTAGGGGCAGGGTGTAGGGTGTGGGGTGTGGGGTGTGGGGTGTGGGGTTTTACCCATTTTCATCGGGTAAATTACCTAATTTTCAGGGAAAAAGTCCAGGGATTTTCCCCCCGACCACTCCCATATCTGGTACTTTTTGATTGACAAAAAGTCTAAAAGTCTTACCCAACAAGGTTTTTAGATTTATTCAGCTAACCCTAAGTAGTCGTGCCAAATAAATTTCCTAGTTGAGACAGTTATCAGTTATCAGTTATCAGTTATCAGTTATCAGTTATCAGTTATCAGTTCACTGTTTACTGTTTACTGTTTACTGTTTAAGGAAGAATCAAAGAAAACTCTGATCAATAATTACCCACTGGTCAAAAGGTAATCACAGCAGCAAACAGGTGTCGAGCTAGATTTCAAATACGCTGG is a genomic window containing:
- a CDS encoding DUF790 family protein is translated as MLPTDLLISRQNGETIIPKRLPIAPDYLMIAQEQITCFQESIGQTKGELSQKLLILEGDSPDYKIKRGFAHLLTNHFATFEIISPLEPQELRKRVFEQAANFVPIPQNRSLILQTIAQQLSQELNQEIFPVALEKGLYADLAENKILTQFDAPTPENLIHRFNLSQIQGIFYRASYLIINVHRNDPGEYKYLFRYLKLFRLMTYIEGDADTGFTITIDGPTSLFKANSRYGIEIAKLIPALLHVTHWNLKAQLQYKDSYTGTIKKQQFNLEDNCGLVSHYSPGKPYDSMLEESFAKRWLQLKTEWQLEREVDLVPLPGGVMIPDFRLVHPDGRVFLLEIVGYWRPEYLQKKFLQVKSAQASNLILAVSERLNLEKAGVKFQNLPAQVIWFKDKLSPQAVLEVLS
- a CDS encoding Hsp20/alpha crystallin family protein; this encodes MALIRWEPFREVESLQKEMNRLFDRLVPTDVGNGEKMGLSFIPAAEMTETPEAVQLKLEIPGMEAKDLNLEVTADSLTINGERKSEIKTEEEGFTRTEFRYGKFHRVIPLPVRVDNNNVTAEYKDGILNLTLPKAEEEKNKVVKVSINPTIAQ
- a CDS encoding 1-acyl-sn-glycerol-3-phosphate acyltransferase gives rise to the protein MSNLSLGAQPPLEFIPPDLNSLLLKGCQIFLPLWLQTQTNLREISAANLETLITFYQKSQEKKVRLLLAFRHPSINDPYCMAYLLWKLVPKKAEELGIKLNKPIHAHFMYDRGIPLWAGERVGWLYSKLGGTPIQRGKADLIGLRSARHLLLEGDYPLAAAPEGATNGHNELVSAIEPGISQLAFWGVDDVKKAKQQQEVIILPIGIQYFYLTPVWQEIEQILTNLENDSGLETTPNSSLKEKVLYERLFRLGERLLSLMEDFYRDFYYQSLPVVPANGDDPNETLAKRLANLLDVALQTVEKYFNVSPNGNVIDRCRRLEQAGWERIYRQELKPTHSISPLELGLADRLADEANLKMWHMRIVESFVSVTGYYVKEKPTVERFAETILLLWDLVTRIKGGNPFFRPQIGQQKAIITIGKPISVSERYADYKSDRRSAVAQLTQDLQTSLESLIIHQ